Proteins encoded within one genomic window of Dermatophilus congolensis:
- a CDS encoding DUF3499 domain-containing protein, producing the protein MPSMRRCTRTACGRRAVATLTYNYADSTAVLGALSTYAEPHSYDLCPKHAERLTAPQGWEVVRLIDDFESLPDPTDDLTAVADAVRDADVWEQATRHAAQEERALSRYGRSRRDVAVGGEPLTSRTPRLRVLRDSDVPDSGR; encoded by the coding sequence GTGCCTTCCATGCGACGTTGTACCCGGACCGCGTGTGGGCGGCGGGCGGTGGCCACGCTGACCTACAACTACGCCGACTCCACGGCGGTGCTTGGCGCGTTGTCTACCTACGCCGAGCCACACAGTTACGACCTGTGCCCCAAACATGCTGAGCGGCTGACAGCTCCGCAGGGCTGGGAGGTCGTACGGCTTATCGATGATTTTGAAAGCCTTCCTGACCCAACGGATGACCTGACGGCTGTTGCGGACGCTGTTCGGGATGCGGATGTGTGGGAGCAGGCGACGCGACACGCGGCGCAGGAGGAGCGCGCGTTGTCACGCTATGGCCGTTCGCGCCGTGACGTTGCGGTAGGGGGCGAGCCGTTAACGTCGAGGACTCCTCGTCTTCGTGTGCTTCGAGACAGCGACGTTCCGGACTCCGGCCGTTAG
- a CDS encoding phosphomannomutase/phosphoglucomutase, whose product MSSRNLSDFIKAYDVRGLVPSQLDAGVARAIGSAFAQVVARPDGASSVVVGHDMRPSSPELSQAFAEGVAAQGLDVVIIGLCSTDGLYFASGSMGLPGAMFTASHNPAEYNGIKLCRSGARPVGQDTGLARITEVAQRIVDGVSPLAPEGIAPGAIGTRETVEDYARCVRDLVPLGDIRHLKVVVDAGNGMGGFTVPAVLEGLPLDVVPLYFELDGTFPNHEANPLDPKNLVDLQKAVVEHRADVGLAFDGDADRCFVVDEKGNPVSASVITALVADREIAKEVARGVDPSDITVVYNVISSHVVREVVSEAGAKGLRTRVGHSFIKAQMAEHDAVFGGEHSAHYYYRDFWFADTGMLSALHVLAALGSQSEPLSAMVEPYVRYVPSGEINSTVSSVEDAVQRVCEWAQERPVTVDRLDGITVESTSTDAPMWWFNLRPSNTEPLLRLNVEAADVATMEKIRDEVLGIVRA is encoded by the coding sequence GTGAGCTCCCGTAATCTTTCCGATTTCATCAAGGCATATGACGTCCGCGGTTTGGTGCCCTCTCAGTTGGATGCCGGGGTTGCGCGGGCAATCGGTTCTGCTTTCGCGCAGGTGGTGGCGCGTCCGGATGGGGCTTCTTCTGTAGTTGTTGGGCACGATATGCGCCCGTCGTCGCCTGAGTTGAGTCAGGCTTTTGCTGAGGGCGTGGCAGCTCAGGGCCTGGATGTGGTGATTATTGGCCTGTGCTCTACCGACGGTTTGTATTTTGCGAGCGGGTCGATGGGGTTGCCGGGGGCGATGTTTACAGCTAGCCATAACCCGGCGGAGTACAACGGGATCAAGTTGTGCCGTTCTGGTGCCCGTCCGGTGGGGCAGGACACGGGGTTGGCGCGGATTACTGAGGTTGCGCAGCGGATTGTGGATGGGGTGAGCCCGTTGGCTCCGGAGGGGATCGCTCCGGGGGCGATTGGTACACGGGAGACTGTGGAGGACTACGCCCGGTGCGTGCGTGATCTTGTTCCTTTGGGTGATATTCGTCATCTGAAGGTGGTGGTGGATGCGGGGAACGGCATGGGGGGGTTCACGGTTCCGGCAGTGCTGGAGGGGCTGCCTTTGGATGTTGTTCCGTTGTATTTCGAGTTGGATGGGACGTTCCCGAACCATGAGGCTAATCCGCTAGATCCGAAAAACTTGGTGGATCTGCAGAAAGCTGTCGTGGAGCATCGAGCCGATGTGGGGTTGGCGTTTGATGGGGACGCGGATCGGTGTTTTGTGGTGGATGAGAAGGGCAATCCGGTTTCGGCGTCGGTGATCACTGCTTTGGTGGCGGATCGGGAGATTGCTAAAGAGGTCGCGCGGGGTGTTGATCCTTCGGATATCACTGTCGTGTACAACGTGATTTCGTCGCATGTTGTTCGTGAGGTGGTCAGCGAGGCTGGCGCGAAGGGGTTGCGCACTCGGGTGGGGCATTCGTTTATTAAGGCGCAGATGGCTGAGCATGATGCGGTGTTTGGGGGGGAGCATTCAGCGCACTATTACTACCGGGATTTCTGGTTCGCGGACACGGGCATGTTGTCGGCGTTGCATGTGTTAGCTGCGTTGGGGTCGCAGAGTGAGCCGTTGTCGGCGATGGTTGAGCCGTACGTGCGGTATGTGCCTTCTGGGGAGATCAATTCCACGGTGTCTTCGGTTGAGGATGCGGTGCAGCGGGTGTGCGAGTGGGCGCAGGAGCGTCCGGTAACGGTTGACCGTTTGGATGGCATTACGGTGGAGAGCACGAGCACGGATGCGCCTATGTGGTGGTTTAACCTGCGCCCGAGCAATACGGAGCCGTTGTTGCGGCTGAATGTTGAAGCTGCGGATGTGGCAACGATGGAGAAAATTCGGGATGAGGTTCTCGGGATCGTGCGTGCGTGA
- a CDS encoding TIGR03089 family protein — protein MFDTHRFLNTLTTDPTAPRITRYDSWGRIELSGRVLGNWVAKATNLLRTEYDPQPLDVIALDLPAGHWRTLYWALATWACGAHLHIIDPETDPATATTSTGTPLLAITDRPTKWTQLPLDTIAVSTAPLARSFERDLAGALDEAAEISSYPDSADLATSADPHDPACSDRGYEVTYNDLISPHSPERLLLPLSADTSRMQALTLIASVLAAGGSIVTSDTTEDLNRLATIERANLHHL, from the coding sequence GTGTTTGACACCCACCGCTTCCTCAACACCCTCACCACCGACCCCACCGCCCCACGTATCACCCGCTACGACTCCTGGGGACGAATCGAACTGTCCGGACGCGTCCTGGGCAACTGGGTAGCAAAAGCCACAAACCTACTTCGCACCGAATACGACCCCCAACCCCTGGACGTCATCGCACTCGACCTGCCCGCAGGACATTGGCGCACCCTCTACTGGGCCCTGGCAACCTGGGCATGCGGAGCACACCTACACATCATCGACCCCGAAACCGACCCAGCCACCGCCACAACCTCAACTGGGACCCCCCTTTTAGCTATCACTGACCGTCCCACCAAGTGGACACAGCTCCCCCTGGACACAATCGCCGTCTCCACCGCCCCCCTAGCGCGCAGCTTCGAGCGCGACCTCGCCGGCGCACTCGACGAAGCCGCAGAAATCTCCTCCTACCCCGACAGCGCAGACCTAGCCACCAGCGCCGACCCCCACGACCCCGCCTGCTCCGACCGCGGCTACGAAGTCACCTACAACGACCTCATCAGCCCCCACTCACCAGAACGACTCCTGCTGCCCCTGTCAGCAGACACATCCCGGATGCAGGCACTCACCCTCATAGCCTCAGTCCTAGCGGCAGGGGGCTCCATCGTCACCAGCGACACCACAGAAGACCTCAACAGGCTCGCCACAATCGAACGAGCCAACCTGCACCACCTGTAA
- a CDS encoding SIS domain-containing protein: MPYIDEGCLDDAGWLAQQDRAGTLRALASAGAQVREARFLADEAGVERLRSWDRPRSVLVASVGVSAAVAAVLEMLAEPASPVPVTARRNVPLPGWVGALDLVVAVSLSGRSPGALALAAEAARRGASLLTVGAVDSPLEAVTRQARGVHVGVGLGRVSSRTSLWSLLTPVLMGAHRLGLVSVPDSDLDAAIARLDEVAEAARPSSESFVNPAKSLALGLSECVPTVLGDSPLNGVAAQRAASMFSRTARIPTTFGEIPDMASQVVATFDGPFTAGGGQGAGVSAADDIFADPYLDGPAQPRLGLLMLREPNQPASTPDEAQRLALVDGIVETAQQAGVSVHEVFAEPGPAVARLAGQMALTDFAATYLALGMGADPSLSRHVSVLRDFTGR, encoded by the coding sequence ATGCCGTATATCGATGAGGGTTGTCTCGATGACGCGGGGTGGCTGGCGCAGCAGGATCGGGCTGGGACTTTGCGTGCTTTGGCCAGCGCGGGGGCGCAGGTGCGCGAGGCGCGTTTTCTTGCTGATGAGGCGGGTGTGGAGCGGTTGCGATCGTGGGATCGTCCGCGGTCGGTGTTGGTTGCGTCGGTGGGCGTGTCTGCGGCGGTGGCTGCGGTGTTGGAGATGTTGGCTGAGCCGGCTTCTCCGGTTCCGGTGACGGCGCGCCGGAATGTGCCGTTGCCGGGGTGGGTTGGGGCCTTGGATTTGGTGGTGGCGGTGTCGTTGTCGGGGCGGTCGCCGGGGGCGTTGGCGTTGGCTGCGGAGGCTGCGCGTCGGGGTGCGTCGTTGTTGACGGTGGGTGCTGTTGATTCACCGTTGGAGGCAGTGACGAGGCAGGCTCGTGGCGTGCATGTGGGGGTTGGTCTTGGTCGGGTTTCGTCGCGTACGTCGTTGTGGTCGTTGTTGACTCCTGTGTTGATGGGGGCTCATCGGCTTGGGTTGGTGTCGGTTCCAGATAGTGATTTGGATGCTGCGATTGCGCGTTTGGATGAGGTGGCTGAGGCTGCTCGTCCGAGTTCGGAGTCGTTTGTTAATCCGGCGAAGTCGTTGGCGTTGGGGTTGTCCGAGTGTGTGCCAACTGTGTTGGGGGATAGTCCGTTGAATGGGGTTGCTGCGCAGCGAGCAGCGTCAATGTTTTCGCGAACTGCGCGGATTCCAACCACTTTTGGGGAGATCCCGGATATGGCTTCGCAAGTGGTGGCTACGTTTGATGGGCCTTTCACTGCTGGTGGGGGCCAGGGGGCGGGTGTGAGTGCGGCGGATGACATTTTTGCTGATCCGTATTTGGACGGCCCGGCCCAGCCGCGGTTGGGGTTGTTGATGTTGCGGGAGCCGAATCAGCCAGCTTCTACTCCTGATGAGGCGCAACGGTTGGCGTTGGTGGATGGGATTGTGGAGACTGCGCAGCAGGCTGGCGTGTCTGTGCATGAGGTTTTTGCTGAGCCGGGGCCAGCGGTGGCGCGTCTTGCTGGACAGATGGCGTTGACGGATTTTGCAGCTACGTATCTTGCGTTGGGTATGGGGGCGGATCCGTCGTTGTCGCGTCATGTGTCGGTGTTGAGGGATTTCACGGGTCGCTGA
- a CDS encoding Trm112 family protein: MSTTGIEPWLREILRCPVTQSELVDGTGPDGQPELQAKDADAQGRRRAYRVEGGVPVLIPEEARFMD, translated from the coding sequence ATGAGCACCACCGGTATCGAGCCTTGGCTGCGCGAGATTTTGCGTTGCCCTGTGACGCAGAGTGAGTTGGTTGACGGCACTGGGCCTGATGGGCAGCCTGAGCTGCAGGCGAAGGACGCCGACGCTCAGGGGCGCCGTCGTGCTTACCGTGTTGAGGGTGGCGTTCCTGTCCTCATTCCGGAAGAGGCTCGTTTCATGGACTGA
- a CDS encoding WhiB family transcriptional regulator, with protein MNELQLVVEELMVEETELSWQDRALCAQTDPEAFFPEKGGSTREAKRVCTGCEVRAECLEYALENDERFGIWGGLSERERRKLRKRAVV; from the coding sequence ATGAATGAGCTGCAGCTGGTTGTCGAAGAGCTAATGGTTGAGGAGACTGAGCTCTCGTGGCAGGACCGCGCATTGTGTGCCCAAACCGATCCTGAGGCATTCTTTCCCGAGAAGGGTGGATCGACACGCGAGGCTAAGCGCGTCTGCACCGGGTGTGAAGTCCGAGCCGAATGTTTGGAATATGCGCTCGAAAATGATGAGCGTTTTGGAATTTGGGGTGGTTTGTCAGAGCGGGAGCGCAGGAAACTGCGCAAGCGTGCAGTGGTGTGA
- a CDS encoding mycothione reductase: MADFDLAIIGAGSGNSLVTDDFADAKVAVVERHLFGGTCLNVGCIPTKMFVYAAEVAETARSAARYGVDAHVDGVRWRDIRDRVFGRIDPIEEGGRKYRVEGENTTAFLGSARFVGDRRLRVELNEGGFSEFTADQVVIAAGARPRVPSVIADSGVPFQTSDSVMRIDELPSRIVIMGGGVIAAEFAHVFSALGVQVEVVIRGPRMLRAFDEELSQRFTESVKTRWKVHAGVDVVAAHSTSAGGVVLTLDSGGEVAGDMLLVATGRVPNSEDLDAAAGGVELRSDGRVRVDEFGRTSAEGVWALGDISSPFQLKHVANAEARAVAHNLTHPQDLRSMPHEVVPAAVFSDPQVASVGASEDELRSAGVRYVSKVQSFGDTAYGWALEDSESFFKVLADPASGRILGAHSMGPHSSTLIQPVVMAMSLGLDARRVARDQYWIHPALAEVVENALLGLEFDK; encoded by the coding sequence ATGGCAGATTTCGACCTTGCGATCATTGGTGCTGGTTCGGGTAACAGCCTTGTCACGGACGACTTCGCAGATGCGAAGGTGGCTGTGGTGGAGCGTCACCTGTTTGGTGGTACGTGTCTGAATGTGGGGTGTATCCCTACGAAGATGTTTGTTTATGCGGCGGAGGTCGCGGAGACAGCTCGGTCAGCTGCGCGCTATGGGGTGGATGCGCATGTGGATGGTGTGCGGTGGCGGGATATCCGGGATCGGGTTTTTGGTCGGATTGATCCAATTGAGGAGGGTGGCCGGAAGTATCGGGTAGAGGGCGAGAACACGACTGCGTTTTTGGGTAGTGCGCGGTTTGTGGGTGATCGTCGTTTGCGGGTGGAGCTGAATGAGGGTGGTTTTAGTGAGTTCACTGCTGATCAGGTGGTGATTGCTGCGGGGGCTCGTCCTCGGGTTCCGTCGGTGATCGCTGATTCGGGGGTGCCTTTCCAGACTTCGGATTCAGTGATGCGTATTGATGAGTTGCCTTCCCGGATTGTGATCATGGGTGGTGGGGTTATTGCTGCCGAGTTTGCGCATGTGTTTTCTGCTTTGGGTGTGCAGGTGGAGGTGGTGATTCGTGGTCCGCGGATGTTGCGTGCGTTTGATGAGGAGTTGTCGCAGCGTTTCACTGAGTCGGTTAAGACGCGCTGGAAGGTGCATGCAGGGGTGGATGTGGTTGCTGCGCATTCGACGTCTGCTGGTGGGGTGGTGTTGACGTTGGATAGTGGTGGCGAAGTTGCTGGCGACATGTTGTTGGTTGCTACGGGCAGGGTTCCGAATTCGGAAGATTTGGATGCTGCTGCTGGTGGGGTGGAGTTGCGTTCAGATGGTCGGGTGCGGGTGGATGAGTTCGGGCGTACTAGTGCTGAAGGTGTGTGGGCGTTGGGGGATATTTCTTCGCCCTTCCAGTTGAAGCATGTGGCTAATGCGGAGGCGAGGGCGGTGGCGCATAACCTCACTCATCCGCAGGATTTGCGGTCGATGCCGCATGAGGTGGTTCCGGCGGCGGTGTTTTCTGACCCGCAGGTGGCGTCGGTGGGTGCATCTGAGGATGAGTTGCGTTCGGCTGGGGTTCGGTATGTGTCGAAGGTGCAGTCGTTTGGTGATACGGCGTATGGGTGGGCTTTGGAGGATTCTGAGTCGTTTTTCAAAGTGCTTGCGGATCCGGCATCGGGGCGGATTTTGGGTGCGCACAGTATGGGGCCGCATTCGTCTACGTTGATTCAGCCGGTTGTGATGGCGATGTCGTTGGGGTTGGATGCGCGGCGTGTGGCGCGTGATCAGTATTGGATTCATCCGGCGTTGGCTGAGGTTGTGGAGAATGCGCTATTGGGCTTGGAGTTTGATAAGTAG
- a CDS encoding SpoIID/LytB domain-containing protein, whose translation MSAPAHAATRDTVSRPSSGGFVISGQGFGHGRGMSQWGAYGAATAGLNWSRILDFYYPGTVRSKLPESTMRVWLSADNDGDTRIAPARGMSLTVGATRRALPSGNGYRAWRAIRSGKTLNVQYLNNANTWRPYTTTTGSAVVFATNSGLVDVLLPGGNVKRVRGSVSAVSDRAATSGMRTVLNSSMESYLRSVVPNEMPASWHPNALAAQTVAARTYAAAYRTNQRARKATWDICDTTTCQVFKGVANTSRWGTRTPGEYASTDAAIKATTGTVLRTRNKNFAFTEFSASNGGWTVEGGPYYQVAKADPYDGRMKNPNSSWSVTISPAKMDAAFGVGTVRSLRITQRDGHGARGGRVLSVLVSGSRGTKTVSGDSFRWALRLRSDWVSFAG comes from the coding sequence ATGTCAGCTCCCGCGCACGCCGCCACCCGAGACACCGTAAGCCGCCCCAGCAGTGGCGGCTTTGTTATTTCTGGGCAAGGGTTCGGTCACGGCCGCGGAATGAGCCAGTGGGGCGCATACGGCGCAGCAACCGCTGGGCTTAACTGGAGCCGGATCTTGGACTTCTACTACCCGGGCACCGTGCGCTCCAAGCTGCCTGAAAGCACAATGCGTGTCTGGCTGAGCGCAGATAACGATGGCGACACCCGCATCGCACCGGCACGCGGAATGTCCCTCACTGTAGGAGCAACCCGCAGAGCACTCCCATCGGGTAACGGATACCGGGCATGGCGCGCAATCCGCTCCGGTAAAACCCTCAACGTCCAGTACCTCAACAACGCAAACACCTGGCGGCCGTACACCACAACCACGGGGTCAGCTGTCGTCTTTGCCACAAACTCAGGACTCGTGGACGTTCTCCTGCCGGGCGGAAACGTCAAACGAGTACGCGGGTCGGTCTCTGCCGTCAGTGACCGCGCCGCCACCTCGGGGATGCGCACCGTCCTGAACTCCAGCATGGAGTCCTACCTGCGCAGCGTCGTCCCCAACGAAATGCCCGCCTCCTGGCACCCGAATGCTCTGGCTGCGCAAACGGTCGCTGCCCGCACCTACGCGGCCGCATACCGCACTAACCAACGAGCCAGGAAAGCTACCTGGGATATCTGCGACACCACCACCTGCCAGGTTTTCAAAGGCGTAGCAAACACCAGCAGGTGGGGAACCCGCACGCCTGGCGAATACGCCTCCACCGACGCCGCGATCAAAGCCACAACGGGAACGGTGCTACGCACCCGAAATAAAAACTTCGCTTTCACTGAATTCTCTGCCAGCAATGGCGGATGGACCGTCGAAGGTGGCCCGTATTACCAGGTAGCAAAAGCAGACCCATACGACGGTCGAATGAAAAACCCGAACTCCAGCTGGTCTGTCACGATCTCTCCCGCGAAAATGGACGCAGCATTCGGAGTGGGGACGGTCCGGTCGCTGCGGATCACACAACGCGATGGGCACGGCGCTCGCGGTGGGCGTGTGTTGAGTGTTCTGGTCTCTGGGTCGCGGGGAACGAAGACTGTTTCTGGGGATTCGTTCCGATGGGCGCTTAGGTTGCGTTCTGATTGGGTGTCGTTCGCTGGGTGA
- a CDS encoding PH domain-containing protein, with protein sequence MRGKGEAVDPYATFRPVRGRWVPVVVSVIVFASFTFAAITIQGAEWKLVDRLFVFALGAGIAWFCSRFVGVRAVPTEQGLMVRNLFRKRRFEWTEILRVQFGGGGPWAYLDVMDGEVLETVAVMAIQKADGAKAIKEASRLSALVQFHSSAEPHRGAPEA encoded by the coding sequence GTGAGAGGGAAGGGGGAGGCGGTGGATCCGTATGCGACGTTCCGCCCGGTGCGGGGCAGGTGGGTTCCGGTGGTTGTTTCGGTGATCGTTTTTGCCTCGTTCACGTTCGCAGCGATAACGATTCAAGGTGCGGAATGGAAGCTGGTAGATCGCCTGTTTGTGTTCGCGTTGGGGGCGGGGATTGCGTGGTTTTGCTCACGGTTTGTTGGGGTGCGAGCCGTGCCTACGGAACAGGGGCTCATGGTGCGGAACCTGTTCCGTAAGCGGCGGTTTGAGTGGACGGAGATTCTGCGGGTCCAGTTCGGTGGGGGAGGGCCCTGGGCGTACCTGGATGTCATGGATGGGGAGGTTTTGGAAACGGTGGCTGTGATGGCGATCCAGAAAGCTGATGGTGCCAAAGCAATCAAAGAAGCCTCTCGCCTGTCTGCCTTGGTGCAGTTTCACTCCAGTGCTGAACCACACCGGGGCGCCCCAGAGGCGTAA
- a CDS encoding metallopeptidase family protein, which produces MNATGPHTPRRRDRRGRGIRGPLAWPAVPAMKSRSDRFDEAVLDALERIERRLGGHIENLEIAVELVPPSDPNPWEEQRVPLSRLFPPEQSLPGKIVLYRRPIETGLESPDDLRYVVFDLVVDQVADALGMDPLTLDPNRPRDWD; this is translated from the coding sequence ATGAACGCAACCGGCCCTCACACACCGCGTCGTCGCGACCGCCGCGGACGCGGTATCCGCGGGCCGCTCGCCTGGCCCGCAGTGCCAGCAATGAAATCTCGTTCCGACCGCTTCGACGAAGCTGTCCTCGACGCTCTCGAACGCATTGAACGCCGACTCGGCGGACATATCGAAAACCTCGAGATTGCAGTAGAACTCGTTCCTCCGTCCGACCCTAACCCATGGGAAGAGCAACGAGTTCCCTTATCTCGACTATTCCCGCCAGAACAGTCACTGCCCGGCAAGATCGTTCTGTACCGCCGCCCCATCGAAACCGGCCTAGAATCCCCCGACGACCTGCGCTACGTGGTATTCGATCTCGTCGTAGACCAAGTCGCCGACGCACTCGGCATGGATCCGCTCACCTTGGATCCCAACCGTCCCCGTGACTGGGACTAA